Genomic DNA from Veillonella criceti:
CGGCCGTAGCAAATTGCCCATCTTTATGCAAATACATAGTCCCTTTGTCATCCATGCTTTCCTCATAGCAAGGCCATTGTACACTACCAAGAGCTTCAATTTTTTCATAAGTAGCACCAGCAAATTTAGGTGCTAACGAACGCATTTCATCCCAAATTTCCTGTGTATTATTATAATGCATTGGATATCCCATGGCCGTTGCCAAAAGGCAGAGAATTTCCCAGTCAGTTTTAACGCCGGCCGGTGGCTCAATCACTTTACGAACACGCTGGAACCCTCTATCACAGCAAGTATAAATTGCATCATGTTCGCCCCAAGCAGTCGCAGGCAATATTACATCAGCATATTCAGATGTGCGATTCATAAAAATATCTTGCACAATAATAAAGTCTATTTTTTGTAACGCTTCACGAAGTTCCTCTAAATGTGGATCTGATTGCGCTGGATCCTCACCAATAATATAGTATGCATGAATTTGTTTCTTAGGATCTGCTTCTTCCAGTACCTTTTCAGGAACTTGAGTTAATTTTAAACCTACTGTCGGCGATAATTCTACACCCCAGGCAGTCTCAAATTTTTTACGAATATCTGCCTGCGTCACATCTTGATAACCTGGATATTCATTAGGTAAAAGGCCCATATCACAAGTCCCTTGTACATTATTTTGACCACGTACAGGGCCTACACCAGTCGCATAATGACCATAGTTACCAGTTAACATTGCTAAGTTGGAACAAGCTGCTACGCAATCAACCCCTTGTGAAAACTGAGTAATGCCCATGCCCCATAGAATAACAGAATGCTTGGAAGAAGCATATAAACGAGCCGCTTCCCGAATTTGTTGGGCTGAAACGCCCACTTTAGACGCTACCGCTTCTGGTGCGTACTTAGCAAGCTTTGGAGCAAACTCTTCATAGCCATTTACATGATTCTTAATGAAGTCTTCGTCCACCAAACCTTCGTCTACAATTGTATACGCTAATGCATTTAAGAGTAAAAGATTGGTACCACCTTTTTGTTGCAGATGAATGTCTGCAATGCGCGCCGTTTCAGAAATCTGTGGATCCGCACAAATAATCTTGGCGCCTTTCGCTTTAGCTTTAACAATGCGACGCGCCACGATAGGATGTGACGTAGCCCCATTATACCCAATATTTAAGATGACTTCTGCATCTTCAATTTCAGGCACACTTAACGACATAGCCCCTTCACCAATTGTTTGCTTCAAACCAGCTACTGAAGCGGCATGACAGATTCGAGCACAATGATCCACATTATTCGTGCCCACAACGGCTCTCATAAATTTCTGTGTCATATAGCCCGCTTCATTACCAGGCCCACGAGCTGAACCAGCTCCCATCACGGCATCAGGACCATATTCTTTGATAATAGCCTGTAATCGTTCGGCCGTATACTGAATAGCTTCTTCCCAACTAACAGGCTCTAAAGGGCTCCCTTTGCCCCCTTTACGAATCATAGGTGATGTAATACGACGTGTTAAAATCTGTGGATCATTCAAATAGTCCCAACCATAAAATCCTTTTAAACAAAGCCTACCTTCATTAGTTCGACCAGGCGCGCCTTTCGCTTCAATGATACGATTTGCTTCCTTATCAACTGTAAACTCAATTTGACATCCCGAACCACAATACGGACAAACTGTAACAATTTTCTCAAAGTTACGTTGCATAGGGTACCCTCTCATTCACTTGAATACAATAAATACCTTCTCGTATGACCCAATACCTATATTGCCTATATTA
This window encodes:
- the fdhF gene encoding formate dehydrogenase subunit alpha — protein: MQRNFEKIVTVCPYCGSGCQIEFTVDKEANRIIEAKGAPGRTNEGRLCLKGFYGWDYLNDPQILTRRITSPMIRKGGKGSPLEPVSWEEAIQYTAERLQAIIKEYGPDAVMGAGSARGPGNEAGYMTQKFMRAVVGTNNVDHCARICHAASVAGLKQTIGEGAMSLSVPEIEDAEVILNIGYNGATSHPIVARRIVKAKAKGAKIICADPQISETARIADIHLQQKGGTNLLLLNALAYTIVDEGLVDEDFIKNHVNGYEEFAPKLAKYAPEAVASKVGVSAQQIREAARLYASSKHSVILWGMGITQFSQGVDCVAACSNLAMLTGNYGHYATGVGPVRGQNNVQGTCDMGLLPNEYPGYQDVTQADIRKKFETAWGVELSPTVGLKLTQVPEKVLEEADPKKQIHAYYIIGEDPAQSDPHLEELREALQKIDFIIVQDIFMNRTSEYADVILPATAWGEHDAIYTCCDRGFQRVRKVIEPPAGVKTDWEILCLLATAMGYPMHYNNTQEIWDEMRSLAPKFAGATYEKIEALGSVQWPCYEESMDDKGTMYLHKDGQFATADGRGNLVFNEYQPVKEEVDDEYPLSFCTVREVGHYSARTMTGNCRMLRQLEDEPGWIAMNPKDCESLGIEQGDLVRVRSRRGSLITRCLPTERAKEGATYMTYQWWIGACNELTNGVLDPKSKTPEYKYCACRVEKLDNQAEAEEYVKSQYALIRAKMGIEKAGAGA